Proteins from a single region of Methanoculleus horonobensis:
- a CDS encoding DUF2298 domain-containing protein has product MAEPLVKSFCGEVSANRKYPGPRYRGVNLLLQAWDVLLWTGLLKGLQMALWPRLRPALGDYAYPAAYPASLLLFALATWYCGLLRLPVALALLVSILLGIYGIRRGDYRLREIRGLLAWDAVFLVGFLFALAVRFTNPPIGYFSEQYMNHAFIASIIREPVVPPLDPWFAGGHLTVYYYLGHWLMGSLAIVTGLPSEVAFNLIPATVYGTAFVMLYALGSLLLDRYRWLPLAVLLLIPPSVVWFLAEGAGIYSAFQETNWIIPGGRVEFPVFSLFLGNVHAFEIAVFNQVFLIFLLGFTWLRWRRLETPGRFGLILLLGLSVGSMPLLSSWDALVYAPAVAVFLLVVLARDRDRSTLAAAVGVPAIALSIYLPYYLNLEPAGIGGIGWGLPPTDPLAFLAVWGGFLALVYAAVARDIRRVPVAFAVAVPPLAAGYAALAILLVPLAYLLLRRERSFADLLCIAGLAVIAFCEVFYFEEMLGGDYSRFNTVFKFYFDAWILLGTGSLLLAGGWLAGRRPVLPAAVWKGAAVVAAVGLIAAPVALEIDVGRGLLGIDYPPAGYHTLDGFAYLEATRPGEAAAIAFLRTLDGDHRIVEAENGDYGYYSRVSSFTGIPTILGQIGHELTWRGNGAWYTERPAEVRAIYEDPERTLALMEKYNATLLYAGEPEHERYDVLLPDRGLRLIYDEGGVRIYERAG; this is encoded by the coding sequence ATGGCGGAACCCCTGGTTAAATCATTCTGTGGGGAAGTGAGCGCAAACCGCAAATACCCGGGACCACGATACCGGGGCGTGAACCTTCTCCTCCAGGCGTGGGACGTCCTCCTCTGGACAGGTCTCCTCAAAGGACTGCAGATGGCACTCTGGCCCCGGCTCCGCCCGGCACTCGGGGACTACGCCTACCCGGCGGCCTACCCGGCCTCCCTCCTCCTCTTCGCCCTCGCGACCTGGTACTGCGGCCTCCTCCGCCTTCCGGTCGCTCTCGCCCTCCTCGTCTCCATTCTTCTCGGGATCTACGGTATCCGGAGGGGCGACTACCGGCTCCGCGAGATCCGGGGCCTTCTCGCCTGGGACGCGGTCTTTCTCGTCGGGTTCCTCTTCGCGCTTGCCGTCCGGTTTACAAACCCGCCCATCGGCTACTTCAGCGAGCAGTACATGAACCACGCATTCATTGCGAGCATCATCCGCGAGCCCGTCGTGCCCCCGCTCGATCCCTGGTTTGCGGGCGGGCACCTCACCGTCTACTACTACCTCGGCCACTGGCTGATGGGCTCTCTCGCCATCGTCACCGGCCTCCCGTCGGAGGTGGCCTTCAACCTGATTCCGGCCACGGTTTATGGAACCGCGTTTGTCATGCTCTACGCGCTCGGCAGCCTCCTCCTCGATCGATACCGGTGGCTCCCTCTCGCGGTCCTCCTCCTCATCCCTCCCTCGGTCGTCTGGTTCCTCGCCGAGGGCGCCGGGATCTACTCGGCCTTCCAGGAGACCAACTGGATCATCCCCGGCGGCCGGGTCGAGTTTCCGGTCTTCTCCCTCTTCCTCGGGAACGTCCACGCCTTCGAGATTGCTGTGTTCAACCAGGTCTTCCTCATCTTCCTCCTCGGGTTTACCTGGCTCCGGTGGCGCAGGCTCGAAACCCCGGGGCGGTTCGGCCTCATCCTCCTTCTCGGCCTCTCCGTCGGGTCGATGCCGCTCCTCTCCTCCTGGGACGCTCTCGTCTACGCCCCCGCCGTCGCGGTCTTCCTCCTCGTTGTTCTGGCCCGCGACCGCGACCGCTCCACGCTCGCCGCCGCCGTGGGCGTCCCTGCCATTGCCCTCTCCATCTACCTCCCCTACTACCTCAACCTCGAACCCGCGGGTATCGGCGGGATCGGATGGGGCCTCCCTCCCACCGACCCGCTCGCCTTCCTCGCGGTCTGGGGCGGGTTCCTCGCGCTCGTCTACGCCGCCGTCGCCCGGGATATCCGGCGGGTTCCGGTGGCGTTCGCCGTCGCCGTCCCTCCCCTTGCCGCCGGCTACGCCGCGCTCGCCATCCTCCTGGTGCCGCTCGCCTATCTCCTTCTCCGTCGGGAGCGCTCGTTCGCCGACCTCCTCTGCATCGCCGGCCTTGCGGTGATTGCCTTCTGCGAGGTCTTCTATTTTGAGGAGATGCTCGGGGGCGACTACAGCCGGTTCAACACCGTCTTCAAGTTCTACTTCGACGCCTGGATCCTGCTTGGCACCGGCTCCCTCCTCCTCGCTGGAGGATGGCTTGCCGGGCGCCGGCCGGTTCTCCCGGCGGCGGTCTGGAAGGGCGCTGCCGTCGTCGCGGCCGTTGGTCTCATCGCCGCCCCGGTTGCCCTCGAGATCGATGTCGGCCGGGGGCTCCTCGGGATCGACTACCCCCCTGCGGGTTACCACACCCTGGACGGCTTCGCCTACCTCGAGGCCACGCGGCCGGGGGAGGCCGCGGCGATCGCCTTCCTCCGGACGCTCGACGGTGATCACCGGATCGTCGAGGCAGAAAACGGCGATTACGGCTATTACTCGAGGGTCTCGTCCTTTACCGGTATCCCGACGATCCTCGGGCAGATCGGCCACGAACTGACGTGGCGCGGGAACGGGGCCTGGTACACGGAGCGCCCGGCGGAGGTTCGGGCGATCTACGAAGATCCCGAACGGACTCTTGCGCTGATGGAGAAGTATAATGCGACCCTCCTCTACGCCGGCGAGCCCGAGCACGAGCGCTACGACGTCCTGCTGCCGGACCGGGGGCTCCGCCTCATCTACGACGAGGGAGGTGTCAGGATCTACGAACGGGCAGGGTAA
- a CDS encoding 4Fe-4S dicluster domain-containing protein produces MADTKKNRTSGVISLRERGKIAVRGKVLAGVMTAPQMAAVSRIAEEFGNGTVGLTARLNVELPGIDRRDAGEVAERLRQAGIEPGSTGATLRSVVACKGTVCRHGCYDTQGLARAIEERYGGCDLPRKLKISVSGCPNNCAKVQLNDIGIMGRRFPLFADECDGCGACEKVCREGAVRIADDEVLFSRENCIGCGDCIAICPKGAIGVASEGLRLFLGGRSGRVLRVGTEAEGLVAEEEAVAIVGRLIDCFRENALPGERFGAMMERVGTGIIFAAAGMRPRE; encoded by the coding sequence ATGGCCGACACAAAGAAGAACAGGACTTCGGGGGTCATCAGCCTCCGGGAGAGGGGGAAGATCGCCGTCCGGGGAAAGGTTCTCGCCGGCGTGATGACGGCGCCGCAGATGGCGGCGGTATCCCGGATCGCAGAGGAGTTCGGGAACGGCACGGTCGGGCTGACGGCACGGCTCAACGTGGAACTCCCCGGCATCGACCGGCGGGACGCGGGGGAGGTTGCAGAACGGCTCCGGCAGGCCGGGATAGAGCCGGGGAGCACCGGGGCGACTCTTCGGTCGGTCGTCGCCTGCAAGGGTACCGTCTGCAGGCACGGGTGTTACGACACCCAGGGGCTCGCCCGGGCGATCGAGGAGCGTTACGGGGGGTGCGACCTCCCCCGAAAACTGAAGATCTCCGTTTCCGGGTGCCCGAACAACTGTGCTAAAGTCCAGCTCAACGATATCGGGATCATGGGGAGGCGGTTCCCCCTGTTTGCCGATGAATGCGATGGCTGCGGGGCGTGCGAGAAGGTCTGCCGGGAGGGAGCGGTCCGGATCGCCGACGACGAGGTTCTCTTCTCGCGGGAGAACTGCATCGGCTGCGGCGACTGTATCGCGATCTGCCCAAAAGGTGCGATCGGTGTCGCTTCAGAGGGGTTGCGCCTCTTCCTCGGCGGCAGGTCGGGCAGGGTGCTCCGGGTCGGCACCGAGGCCGAGGGGCTGGTCGCCGAAGAAGAGGCGGTCGCGATCGTCGGAAGGCTGATCGACTGCTTCCGGGAGAACGCGCTGCCGGGCGAGCGGTTCGGGGCGATGATGGAGCGCGTGGGGACGGGGATCATCTTTGCAGCCGCCGGGATGAGGCCGCGGGAGTGA
- a CDS encoding ATP-binding protein, whose protein sequence is MIRLAVVSGKGGTGKTMVAAALADISGVPQVLADCDVDAANLELLFHPRRLTTEEFRGLAAARIDPERCRDCGICADHCRFGAIVRNDGWEVETLHCEGCAVCTYVCPMGAVSMEPRPCGEIYTSATDRGNLAHARLFPGSGNSGLLVTEVKKRAMSLADGADLLLADGPPGIGCPLIATISGMDAVLIVTEPGVSALHDLERLVTVCRRFGVRIFVAINRFDLAGDICKRIEDYCEKEGIVVAGKIPFDPAVVVAVRSGRPVTRSDSAAADALLALKNTLFAELGLL, encoded by the coding sequence GTGATCCGGCTTGCGGTCGTGAGCGGCAAGGGCGGCACCGGGAAGACGATGGTGGCGGCGGCGCTCGCGGATATCAGCGGAGTGCCGCAGGTTCTCGCCGACTGCGACGTGGACGCCGCGAATCTGGAGCTCCTCTTCCACCCCCGTCGGCTCACGACGGAGGAGTTCCGGGGGCTCGCGGCGGCCCGGATCGATCCGGAACGGTGCCGCGACTGCGGTATCTGCGCCGACCACTGCCGGTTCGGGGCAATCGTGCGCAACGACGGCTGGGAGGTGGAAACGCTGCACTGCGAAGGCTGCGCTGTCTGCACGTATGTCTGCCCCATGGGCGCGGTCTCGATGGAACCCCGTCCCTGCGGCGAGATCTACACCTCGGCGACCGACCGGGGCAACCTCGCCCATGCGCGTCTTTTTCCAGGCTCGGGGAACTCGGGATTGCTCGTCACCGAGGTGAAGAAGCGGGCGATGAGCCTTGCGGACGGCGCCGACCTGCTGCTTGCCGACGGCCCGCCGGGGATAGGCTGCCCGTTGATAGCGACGATCAGCGGTATGGACGCGGTTCTCATCGTCACGGAGCCGGGGGTCTCGGCGCTCCACGACCTGGAACGACTCGTGACCGTCTGCCGCCGGTTCGGCGTCCGGATCTTCGTCGCCATCAACCGGTTCGACCTTGCCGGGGATATCTGCAAGAGGATCGAGGACTACTGCGAGAAAGAAGGTATCGTGGTGGCCGGGAAGATCCCGTTCGATCCGGCGGTGGTCGTTGCCGTCCGCAGCGGCCGCCCCGTGACCCGGAGCGACTCGGCGGCGGCTGACGCACTCCTGGCGCTCAAAAATACCCTCTTTGCCGAACTCGGGCTACTATAA
- a CDS encoding CxxC-x17-CxxC domain-containing protein: MSNPMDYNRGNRNFGGPRNFGGPREMTKTVCSDCGKECEVPFKPTEGRPVYCQDCLPKHRKPRF, translated from the coding sequence ATGAGCAATCCAATGGATTATAACAGAGGAAACAGAAATTTCGGCGGACCGAGGAACTTCGGCGGCCCCCGTGAAATGACGAAGACCGTTTGTTCAGACTGTGGGAAGGAGTGCGAAGTCCCCTTCAAGCCGACCGAAGGCAGACCCGTGTATTGCCAGGACTGCCTCCCGAAGCACAGAAAACCCCGGTTCTAA